The Candidatus Methylomirabilota bacterium DNA segment CGCGCCACCTGTTCGTGGACGAGGCGCTACGGGACAAGGCCTACGAGGATTACCCGCTGCCGATCGGCGAAGGGCAGACGATCTCGCAGCCCTTCATGGTGGCCCGGATGACCGAGCTGCTGCGGCTGACGGGGAAGGAGAAGGTGCTCGAGATCGGCACCGGCTGCGGCTACCAGGCCGCCGTACTGGCCCGTCTCGCGGCGCGCGTCTGCACCGTGGAGCGGATCCCGAAGCTTGCCGCACGCGCGCGGGAGACGCTCGAAGCGATCGGCGCGAGTAATGTCTGGGTGCGGACCGCCAACGGCACCTTCGGCTGGCCCGACGAGGCGCCGTTCGATCGCATCGTGGTGACGGCCGGTGGACCGTCGGTGCCGCCGCCGCTGTTCGCCCAGCTGGCCGAGGGCGGGCGGATGGTGATGCCGGTCGGATCCGAGGACTCTCAGCGGCTGCAGGTGGTCGACAAGATTGCCGGCGAGGCGAAGGTGACGGAGGACTCGGGGTGCGTGTTCGTGAAGTTGATCGGGAAGTACGCGTGGGAAGCGTAGAATGGTCGGCAGGGACGGGGCGTAGCGCAGCTTGGTAGCGCGCCTGCTTCGGGAGCAGGAGGTCGCTGGTTCAAATCCAGTCGCCCCGACCATTTTTCACCTGTGCGCCCTCGCATGAATGCGACCGGACTTCGCAGCGCTGCTGAGATCATGATCGAAGGGCGTGTGCAGGGCATCGGGTACCGCACGTACGCCCAACGGAAGGCCGCCCAGCTGGCGCTGCGCGGCTACGTCATGAACCTCAAGGACGGGAGGGTTCGCGTGCGCGTCGAGGGCAGCCGCGAAGCCATCGAGGAGCTCGCCCGCGATCTCGAGAAGGGCCCGCCGCTGGCACGCGTCGAGACGGTGTCCGTCAGTTGGCGGCCGCCGACGGGCCGCTTCACGTCGTTCGATGTCCGCTACGCGGAGTTCGACCCGTGAAGCCTCCTCGTGAGCGGCGCGCGATCGGCCTCGGGTTGCTCCTGCCGGCGCTTCTCCTGACCCACCCCTCCGCCGCCGATGCCGACAGCCGTACCAGCCCCTCCCCGACCAGGAAGACGACCTCCACGACTGAAGCCTCCGTCGACCGCAAGGCTCGAAGTCTGGTGGATGCCGGTCCGAGCCGCCGGACTTTTGGCCGGGCTGGGGGTCAGACCGTCCACGTCGTCCGCGCGGGCGACTCCGTGAGCCGGATAGCCGCGCACTACGGTGTCACGCGCAAGTCGCTCATCGACGCCAACAAGCTCGCGCGGCCCGAGCAGCTGCGCATCGGCCAGCGGCTCGTCGTGCCGGGGGCTCCCGGTGCCCCGGGCGGGGACCCCGTCCAGCTCATCGACGCGACGCTCGAGAATGGCGATATCCTGTTCGTGCGCGCGGGCCCGCGCCGCGTATCGACCCGGTTCTACATGGCCTCCCCCGGGTTCGACGGCCGCGCCCTCGACTTGGCCTGGCCCGTGGACGGCCGGATCATCTCGCCATTCGGGAAGCGGCGCGGCGGCTGGCACGCGGGCATGGACATCAAGGCCGAGATGGGGACACCGATCCTCGCCGCCGCGCCCGGCGTCGTGATCTCGAGCGGCCAGGAGCGCGCCTACGGCCGCATCATCCGCATCGAGCACGACAACGGATTCGT contains these protein-coding regions:
- a CDS encoding protein-L-isoaspartate(D-aspartate) O-methyltransferase, which codes for MGRGREPGAAAGGGERYARERERMVAEQLAKRGIADPRVLEAMRRTPRHLFVDEALRDKAYEDYPLPIGEGQTISQPFMVARMTELLRLTGKEKVLEIGTGCGYQAAVLARLAARVCTVERIPKLAARARETLEAIGASNVWVRTANGTFGWPDEAPFDRIVVTAGGPSVPPPLFAQLAEGGRMVMPVGSEDSQRLQVVDKIAGEAKVTEDSGCVFVKLIGKYAWEA
- a CDS encoding acylphosphatase, which encodes MIEGRVQGIGYRTYAQRKAAQLALRGYVMNLKDGRVRVRVEGSREAIEELARDLEKGPPLARVETVSVSWRPPTGRFTSFDVRYAEFDP
- a CDS encoding M23 family metallopeptidase, whose translation is MKPPRERRAIGLGLLLPALLLTHPSAADADSRTSPSPTRKTTSTTEASVDRKARSLVDAGPSRRTFGRAGGQTVHVVRAGDSVSRIAAHYGVTRKSLIDANKLARPEQLRIGQRLVVPGAPGAPGGDPVQLIDATLENGDILFVRAGPRRVSTRFYMASPGFDGRALDLAWPVDGRIISPFGKRRGGWHAGMDIKAEMGTPILAAAPGVVISSGQERAYGRIIRIEHDNGFVTVYAHNLENLVEVGDRVTGGTIIATVGRTGRTSTPHLHFEVRHEGMVYNPLHLLPAREAIEIRPDEAPDLPTESARAQVVDDDVDE